In Arthrobacter sp. PAMC25284, a single genomic region encodes these proteins:
- a CDS encoding RNA-binding S4 domain-containing protein has translation MTSIPSSPATARIDAWLWAIRAYKTRSAATAACRAGHVRLNGNPAKASQTVVPGDTIRVRQPGYERILEVRRLIVKRVGAEAASHCFTDHTPPRPAAPALGLPQRDRGAGRPTKKDRREMERLRGPE, from the coding sequence ATGACAAGCATCCCTTCCTCTCCGGCCACTGCCCGCATCGACGCCTGGCTCTGGGCAATCCGGGCCTACAAAACGCGCTCGGCCGCCACCGCAGCCTGCCGCGCGGGCCATGTGCGGCTCAATGGGAATCCGGCAAAGGCGTCGCAGACTGTAGTGCCCGGCGACACCATCCGGGTCCGGCAGCCGGGCTATGAGAGGATCCTCGAGGTCCGCAGGCTCATCGTCAAACGCGTCGGCGCCGAGGCCGCATCGCACTGCTTCACCGACCACACGCCGCCACGCCCAGCGGCACCGGCACTTGGCCTGCCGCAACGCGACCGCGGCGCCGGGCGTCCCACCAAGAAGGACCGGCGCGAGATGGAACGGCTCCGGGGCCCGGAGTAG
- a CDS encoding amidohydrolase encodes MRKAHCPAILPDLILASVRQPGDDSLSDVQISAGVVSAVMPAGAPPAGVQVVDFGGRYVIPGLWDEHVHFTQWALAANRVDLSAAMSARGAADVVRSAVAGADAGTDAAGCGLTLVGVGFRDAVWSDAPSRALLDAVTAGRPAVLISHDLHCVWLNGAAAERYGVSVDESGLLREDPAFALTRELGRLPDDVVDGWVREAGRAAAARGVVGAVDFEMTWNRDVWLRRMTAGFDALRVEAAVYPQDLDRAVAEGLRTGQGVAGTHGLLTVGPLKVLIDGSLNTRTAYCVDPYPHGGHGLLTVGEAELTALLVRARDAGFRPAVHAIGDGANEVALNAFAAVGIPGRIEHAQFVRHDDFARFSALGLTASVQPAHALDDRDAADSNWAGRTDRAFPLRSLLAAGATLALGSDAPVAALDPWTAMAAATTRARQDGRAPWHPEQALTRQEALTASTRGRGRIRVGDRADIAVLDADPLSASESVFAAMPVAATLVAGRFTYAVAGASAGYTRSQP; translated from the coding sequence ATGCGTAAAGCCCACTGTCCCGCGATCCTGCCCGACCTCATCCTGGCTTCGGTCCGGCAGCCGGGGGACGACTCGCTGTCGGATGTGCAGATCAGCGCCGGAGTTGTTTCGGCCGTGATGCCCGCCGGAGCACCTCCGGCCGGGGTTCAGGTGGTGGACTTCGGCGGGCGCTACGTCATTCCCGGTCTGTGGGATGAGCATGTCCACTTCACCCAGTGGGCCCTCGCCGCCAACCGGGTCGATCTCTCCGCCGCCATGTCCGCACGCGGGGCTGCCGACGTCGTCCGTTCTGCCGTCGCCGGAGCTGACGCCGGCACTGACGCGGCCGGGTGCGGCCTGACCCTGGTGGGCGTCGGGTTCCGGGATGCAGTCTGGTCCGACGCTCCCAGCCGTGCACTGCTCGACGCCGTCACCGCCGGACGGCCGGCGGTACTGATCAGCCATGATCTGCACTGCGTCTGGCTCAACGGAGCGGCGGCGGAAAGGTACGGGGTGAGCGTGGACGAGTCGGGCCTGCTCCGTGAAGATCCCGCTTTTGCGCTGACCCGCGAGCTTGGCAGGCTGCCGGACGACGTCGTCGATGGGTGGGTGCGGGAGGCCGGCCGGGCTGCCGCCGCTCGCGGCGTCGTGGGTGCCGTGGACTTTGAGATGACCTGGAACCGGGACGTGTGGCTGCGCCGGATGACTGCGGGCTTCGATGCCTTGCGGGTGGAGGCCGCGGTGTACCCGCAGGATCTTGACCGCGCCGTGGCTGAGGGACTGCGGACCGGCCAGGGCGTGGCCGGCACGCACGGGTTGCTGACGGTCGGCCCGCTGAAAGTGCTGATTGACGGTTCGCTGAACACCCGGACTGCCTACTGCGTCGATCCGTACCCGCACGGCGGTCACGGCCTGCTCACCGTGGGTGAGGCCGAACTGACCGCACTCCTGGTCAGGGCCCGGGACGCAGGCTTCCGACCGGCGGTCCACGCGATCGGCGACGGCGCCAATGAGGTGGCGCTGAACGCGTTCGCCGCCGTCGGCATCCCCGGGCGCATTGAGCATGCCCAGTTTGTCCGGCACGATGATTTCGCCCGCTTCAGCGCGCTGGGCCTGACCGCCAGTGTCCAACCGGCCCACGCCCTCGATGACCGCGACGCCGCGGATTCCAACTGGGCCGGGCGCACGGACCGGGCCTTCCCCTTGCGGTCGCTGCTGGCTGCCGGGGCCACCCTCGCACTGGGTTCCGACGCGCCGGTGGCGGCGCTGGATCCCTGGACGGCAATGGCGGCGGCCACCACCCGGGCCCGCCAGGACGGTCGTGCGCCCTGGCACCCCGAGCAGGCCTTGACCCGGCAAGAAGCCCTGACGGCCTCAACCCGTGGACGGGGCCGGATCCGGGTTGGGGACCGGGCCGACATCGCCGTGCTCGATGCCGATCCGCTGTCGGCGTCCGAGTCGGTTTTTGCCGCGATGCCGGTGGCCGCGACGCTGGTGGCGGGGCGGTTCACGTACGCCGTCGCTGGGGCGTCCGCCGGTTATACTCGGTCGCAGCCATGA
- a CDS encoding sulfite oxidase has translation MPKQMSRHTPGVLHRRLPGVSAHPGEPSDGPLTVEELQLAARNHSMPLEGLRQDTTPPGLHYLLNHFDIPFIDADHWHLRVSGAVQRSLELNLRALRRAPSISVPVTLECAGNGRSLLRPRPVSQPWVLEAVGTATWAGVPLAYLLEQAGVNENAVEVVFTGADEGLQGGVRQQYARSLPVAEALRRDIVLAYRMNGADLPPQHGYPLRLVVPGWYGMASVKWLSAIKVVTKPFEGYQQAVAYRYQQNADDAGAPVTRIKVRSLMLPPGVPDFFTRRRVLAAGPVMLTGRAWSGRAAVARVDVGIDGKWAPAHLEHPAGPFAWCAWSMPWVADPGEHELTCRAADASGAVQPLATVWNYQGMGNNVVQRIRVTVE, from the coding sequence ATGCCAAAACAAATGTCCAGACACACCCCTGGAGTCCTGCACCGCCGGTTGCCCGGGGTCAGCGCCCATCCCGGCGAGCCGAGCGACGGGCCACTGACGGTCGAGGAACTGCAGCTCGCTGCGCGGAACCATTCGATGCCGCTGGAGGGCCTGCGGCAGGACACCACACCGCCCGGGCTGCACTATCTGCTAAACCACTTCGACATTCCGTTTATCGATGCCGACCACTGGCACTTGCGGGTCAGCGGTGCCGTGCAGCGCTCACTGGAGCTGAACCTGCGTGCGCTCCGCCGGGCCCCGAGCATCAGCGTCCCGGTGACCCTTGAGTGCGCCGGCAACGGCCGGTCCCTGCTGCGCCCGCGGCCCGTCAGCCAACCCTGGGTGCTGGAGGCCGTCGGCACAGCCACTTGGGCCGGCGTCCCGCTGGCGTACCTCCTGGAGCAGGCCGGCGTGAACGAGAACGCCGTTGAAGTGGTCTTCACCGGTGCGGATGAGGGCCTCCAGGGAGGCGTCCGCCAGCAGTACGCCCGCAGCTTGCCGGTCGCCGAGGCGCTGCGCCGGGACATTGTGCTGGCCTACCGGATGAACGGCGCCGACCTGCCGCCGCAGCACGGTTATCCGCTTCGGCTGGTGGTCCCAGGCTGGTACGGCATGGCCAGCGTTAAGTGGCTGTCCGCCATCAAGGTGGTGACAAAGCCCTTTGAGGGATACCAGCAAGCGGTTGCCTACCGCTACCAGCAGAATGCGGACGACGCCGGCGCACCGGTTACCCGGATCAAGGTCCGTTCGCTGATGCTCCCACCCGGTGTCCCGGACTTCTTTACCCGGCGCCGGGTGCTGGCGGCAGGGCCCGTGATGCTGACCGGCCGGGCCTGGTCCGGGCGGGCCGCGGTTGCGCGAGTCGACGTCGGGATCGACGGAAAATGGGCGCCCGCGCACCTGGAGCACCCGGCCGGACCGTTCGCCTGGTGCGCCTGGTCGATGCCCTGGGTGGCCGATCCGGGTGAGCACGAGCTGACCTGCCGTGCCGCAGACGCCAGCGGAGCTGTGCAGCCGCTGGCCACGGTCTGGAACTACCAGGGCATGGGCAACAACGTGGTGCAGCGGATCCGGGTCACTGTCGAATAG
- a CDS encoding uracil-DNA glycosylase, whose translation MTIDWDEKKALLQEPNIVAVTQLCDELMEKKPGSVVPYIDPIHDEDECRIISLHISPGKGTESGFVSHLNDDEQGRRATSIYEAAELDPRYVMPWNAYPWIRDPDLPTALNVQEKTDGLRPFRQFLKINKRVSAVIAHGADANAFLTLFEKTYHSSLKNHGVKIYKATALGGRAFAVSAAKQEELLNKNVEVYKDAMQRAGIQHL comes from the coding sequence GTGACGATTGACTGGGACGAAAAAAAGGCCCTGCTGCAGGAACCGAACATCGTGGCCGTGACGCAGCTTTGCGACGAACTCATGGAGAAGAAGCCGGGGTCCGTCGTCCCCTACATCGATCCCATCCATGACGAGGACGAGTGCAGAATCATCAGCCTCCACATCAGCCCCGGCAAGGGGACTGAGTCGGGTTTCGTTTCGCACTTGAACGACGACGAGCAAGGCCGCCGCGCGACCTCCATCTACGAGGCCGCGGAGCTTGACCCGCGCTACGTAATGCCTTGGAACGCCTACCCGTGGATCCGCGACCCGGACCTCCCCACGGCACTGAACGTCCAGGAGAAAACGGACGGGCTGCGCCCCTTCCGCCAGTTCCTGAAGATCAACAAGCGTGTGTCGGCCGTGATCGCCCACGGCGCCGACGCCAACGCGTTCCTGACGCTGTTCGAGAAGACGTACCACTCGTCGCTGAAGAACCATGGCGTGAAGATCTACAAGGCAACGGCCCTTGGCGGCCGCGCCTTTGCCGTCTCGGCCGCCAAGCAGGAAGAGCTCCTGAACAAAAACGTTGAGGTCTACAAAGACGCTATGCAGCGGGCCGGCATCCAGCACCTCTAA
- a CDS encoding type II toxin-antitoxin system HipA family toxin — translation MTHRIADVYKAGLLAARLERSGGGTKFSYLPAYLAAGGPAVASSLPLSAEPVFSGAGAAPPYFTGLLPEGRRLNALRRSVKTSVDDELSLLIAAGANPVGDVQIVGRGEPLDPDEHAVELDPKSPADFDALLGDSGLIDPVALAGVQDKLSAGMISLPVARADRRYILKLNAPEFPHVVENEFVMYRHAARLRIPLSRVHLIRDVAARPGLLVERFDRIPAADHESGGAPDAVRRLAVEDGAQVLGLYPADKYNVGYGQVCQALAAHCAAPLPALRNLAVQATFAWLSGNGDLHAKNVSMVQQPSGEWFVAPVYDIPSTVVYADKTLALTLGGKRTGISRKHFLGWAAGLGLSRRAAVQVLELGLKATGPLLADLEAGTAFRGTAPGADDGGAAPFSAMVTRDWIKELKHRRRLLEA, via the coding sequence GTGACACATCGCATCGCGGACGTCTACAAGGCCGGTCTGTTGGCGGCCCGGCTGGAACGCTCCGGCGGCGGCACGAAGTTCAGCTACCTGCCCGCCTATCTTGCGGCGGGCGGCCCCGCCGTCGCCAGTTCCCTGCCGCTGTCCGCGGAGCCGGTGTTCTCCGGGGCCGGGGCTGCGCCGCCGTATTTCACCGGGCTGCTGCCGGAAGGGCGGCGGCTTAACGCCCTGCGCCGGTCGGTGAAGACCAGCGTGGACGATGAACTGTCCCTGCTGATCGCGGCTGGCGCCAACCCGGTGGGAGATGTGCAGATCGTGGGCCGCGGCGAACCGCTGGACCCGGACGAGCACGCGGTGGAGCTCGATCCAAAGTCACCCGCGGACTTCGACGCGCTCTTGGGGGATTCGGGGCTGATCGACCCGGTGGCGTTGGCCGGGGTGCAGGACAAGCTGTCCGCCGGGATGATTTCACTGCCGGTGGCGCGGGCGGACCGGCGCTACATCCTCAAACTCAACGCGCCCGAATTTCCGCATGTGGTGGAGAACGAGTTCGTCATGTACCGGCACGCGGCCCGGCTGCGCATCCCGCTGAGCCGGGTGCACCTGATTCGCGACGTCGCGGCCCGCCCGGGGCTCCTGGTGGAACGCTTCGATCGCATTCCCGCTGCGGATCATGAGTCAGGAGGTGCGCCGGACGCGGTGCGGCGGCTCGCCGTCGAAGACGGGGCCCAGGTGCTGGGGCTGTACCCGGCGGATAAATACAACGTCGGGTACGGGCAGGTCTGCCAGGCCCTCGCGGCCCACTGTGCGGCGCCGCTGCCGGCACTGCGGAACCTGGCCGTCCAGGCCACGTTCGCCTGGTTGAGCGGCAATGGGGACCTGCATGCCAAGAACGTATCCATGGTCCAGCAGCCCTCCGGGGAATGGTTTGTTGCCCCGGTGTACGACATCCCGTCCACCGTGGTCTACGCGGACAAGACGCTTGCCCTCACCCTGGGCGGCAAGCGGACCGGGATCTCGCGGAAGCACTTCCTGGGTTGGGCCGCCGGGCTGGGGCTGAGCCGGCGCGCTGCGGTGCAGGTGCTGGAGCTCGGGCTAAAGGCAACGGGGCCGCTGCTGGCGGATCTTGAGGCGGGCACGGCCTTCCGAGGCACGGCGCCGGGAGCCGACGACGGCGGAGCCGCACCATTTTCGGCCATGGTCACCCGCGACTGGATCAAGGAACTCAAACACCGGCGCCGGCTGCTGGAGGCCTAA
- a CDS encoding DUF4389 domain-containing protein, which translates to MKPGRIAMLVLGTLSAIAGLGLLAGAGISGWANYQQREGRFYTSTVEYLSHNSHALTSPGLDLASGQNVPDAAPADLPASIMLRGKATDPAGEIFLGIAPRSEVDAYLAGVEHAEIAGVKFEPFLVQYREFAGTTAPARPADQGFWTASASGPGQQELTWNLKSGDWAVVIMNAEAGRPVAVELQAGARSDLLWPIFLGLLIGGLILLVVGVPLVIAGAAGLGRGGPPSYPPSPSYPLPPGATQPYAAPGAVPSYTAPDRPPVPGGRSYPARLSGYLDPNLSRWLWLVKWFLAIPHYVVLVFLWFAFIVTTIAAWFAILFTGRYPRALFNFNVGVIRWSWRVAFYAYGVLGTDRYPPFTLARTDYPADFDVDYPDRLSRGLVLVKSWLLAIPHLLIIAVVAGSVRAWAVRDGNWVQEGAGVSLLGLLVFIAGVILLFTGRYRRGLFDLLLGLNRWIYRVLAYAALMRDEYPPFHLDQGPADPGDPQPADDGGHPPGVVEATPPRG; encoded by the coding sequence ATGAAGCCGGGCCGGATTGCCATGCTGGTACTGGGTACGCTGAGCGCCATAGCCGGACTCGGACTGCTGGCTGGTGCGGGAATCAGCGGATGGGCCAACTACCAGCAGCGCGAGGGCCGGTTTTACACGTCGACGGTGGAATATCTGTCCCACAACTCCCATGCCCTGACCTCGCCGGGTCTCGACCTTGCCTCCGGACAAAACGTGCCCGATGCCGCCCCGGCGGATCTTCCGGCCAGTATCATGTTGCGCGGGAAAGCCACCGACCCCGCGGGGGAAATCTTCCTCGGAATCGCGCCGCGCTCCGAGGTGGACGCGTACCTGGCCGGCGTCGAACATGCCGAGATCGCCGGCGTGAAGTTTGAGCCGTTCCTCGTGCAGTACCGTGAGTTCGCCGGTACCACGGCTCCGGCGCGGCCCGCAGACCAGGGTTTCTGGACGGCGTCCGCCTCGGGGCCAGGTCAGCAGGAACTCACATGGAACCTGAAGTCCGGGGATTGGGCCGTAGTTATCATGAATGCCGAGGCCGGCCGCCCTGTAGCTGTCGAGCTGCAGGCCGGGGCGCGGTCCGACCTGCTCTGGCCAATCTTCCTGGGGCTTCTCATCGGCGGCCTGATCCTGCTGGTGGTGGGAGTCCCGCTCGTCATCGCGGGCGCTGCCGGACTGGGCCGCGGCGGACCGCCGTCGTACCCGCCGTCGCCGTCGTATCCTCTGCCGCCCGGCGCAACGCAGCCGTATGCTGCGCCCGGCGCCGTTCCTTCCTACACCGCACCGGACCGTCCGCCGGTCCCCGGCGGACGGTCCTACCCTGCGCGGCTCAGCGGCTACCTGGACCCGAACCTGTCACGCTGGTTGTGGCTGGTGAAGTGGTTCCTGGCCATCCCGCACTACGTTGTCCTGGTTTTCCTGTGGTTCGCGTTCATCGTGACCACCATCGCTGCCTGGTTTGCGATCCTGTTCACCGGCCGCTACCCGCGCGCCCTGTTCAACTTCAACGTGGGGGTGATCCGCTGGAGCTGGCGGGTGGCCTTCTACGCGTACGGGGTGCTCGGCACGGACCGCTATCCGCCCTTCACCCTGGCACGCACGGACTACCCCGCGGACTTCGACGTCGACTACCCGGACAGGCTCTCCCGCGGCCTGGTGCTGGTGAAGTCCTGGCTGCTGGCCATCCCGCATCTGCTGATCATCGCGGTCGTGGCCGGCAGTGTGCGGGCCTGGGCGGTCCGCGACGGCAACTGGGTGCAGGAGGGAGCCGGCGTGTCCCTCCTGGGGCTGCTGGTCTTCATCGCGGGTGTCATTCTGCTTTTCACCGGCCGGTACCGGAGGGGTCTCTTCGATCTCCTGCTGGGTTTAAACCGCTGGATCTACCGCGTGCTTGCCTACGCCGCCCTGATGCGCGACGAGTATCCTCCGTTCCATCTGGACCAGGGTCCGGCCGATCCTGGCGACCCACAACCGGCGGATGACGGTGGTCATCCGCCGGGCGTCGTCGAAGCCACCCCTCCACGGGGCTAG
- a CDS encoding aldo/keto reductase family protein — MEFRYLGNSGFKISEITFGNWLTHGSQVENDVATQCVRAALDAGISSFDTADVYANTAAETVLGAALKGERRQSLEIFTKVFGPTGPKGHNDVGLSRKHIMESIDASLVRLQTDYVDLYQAHRYDYETPLEETMQAFADVVRRGKALYIGVSEWTANQIRDGHTLARELGFQLISNQPQYSMLWRVIEAEVVPTSEELGLSQIVWSPMAQGVLSGKYHPAKPAPEGSRATDDKGGSKMIERWMSPEVLTGVQQLKPVAEEAGLTLPQLSIAWVLQNKNVASAIMGASRPEQIAGNVAAAGVKLEQPIMNKIDAVIGALAERDPSQTRSPAAREA, encoded by the coding sequence ATGGAATTCAGATACCTGGGGAACAGCGGCTTCAAGATCTCGGAAATCACCTTCGGCAACTGGCTGACACACGGCTCACAGGTCGAGAACGACGTTGCCACCCAATGCGTCCGGGCCGCGCTCGATGCCGGCATCAGCAGCTTTGACACGGCTGATGTGTATGCCAACACTGCCGCAGAGACCGTCCTCGGCGCGGCCCTCAAGGGCGAACGCCGGCAGTCCCTGGAAATCTTCACCAAAGTATTCGGCCCCACGGGACCCAAGGGACACAACGATGTGGGCCTGTCCCGCAAACACATCATGGAGTCCATCGACGCTTCCCTGGTCCGGCTCCAGACGGACTACGTGGACCTGTACCAGGCCCATCGGTATGACTACGAAACCCCGCTGGAAGAAACGATGCAGGCATTCGCCGACGTCGTCCGGCGGGGCAAGGCCCTTTACATCGGAGTCAGCGAGTGGACGGCCAACCAGATCCGCGACGGCCACACCCTGGCCAGGGAGTTGGGCTTCCAGCTGATCTCGAACCAGCCGCAGTATTCGATGCTGTGGCGAGTCATCGAAGCAGAAGTTGTTCCGACATCGGAGGAACTGGGCCTCTCGCAGATCGTCTGGTCCCCGATGGCGCAGGGCGTCCTGAGCGGCAAATATCATCCCGCAAAACCGGCTCCCGAGGGTAGCCGCGCCACCGACGACAAGGGCGGCTCGAAGATGATCGAACGCTGGATGTCCCCTGAGGTGCTGACCGGCGTTCAGCAGCTCAAACCGGTGGCCGAGGAGGCCGGCCTGACCCTGCCCCAGCTGAGCATCGCGTGGGTGCTGCAGAACAAAAACGTGGCCTCGGCCATTATGGGGGCATCCCGGCCCGAGCAGATCGCGGGCAATGTCGCAGCCGCCGGCGTCAAGCTGGAGCAGCCCATCATGAACAAAATCGACGCCGTGATCGGCGCACTGGCCGAACGGGACCCGTCCCAGACCAGATCGCCCGCCGCCCGCGAGGCGTAG
- a CDS encoding YchJ family protein, which yields MFEGNCPCLSGEQYTGCCGRFHRGAAEAPTAEQLMRSRYAAFVLLDAGYLMRTWHPDTRPSGLDFDPALQWRRLDILSTTRGGPLDREGVVEFAAHFRHDGERGVQHETSRFVREDRRWYYVDGISPE from the coding sequence ATGTTCGAGGGGAACTGTCCGTGCCTCTCCGGCGAGCAATACACAGGGTGTTGCGGCCGGTTCCACCGGGGCGCCGCGGAGGCGCCGACCGCCGAACAGCTGATGCGATCCCGGTACGCCGCGTTCGTGCTGCTGGACGCCGGCTATCTGATGCGGACCTGGCACCCGGACACGCGGCCGTCCGGCCTGGACTTTGATCCGGCGTTGCAGTGGCGCCGTCTCGACATCCTGTCCACGACCCGCGGCGGGCCGCTGGACAGGGAGGGGGTTGTCGAGTTTGCGGCGCATTTCCGCCACGACGGCGAACGCGGCGTCCAGCATGAAACGAGCCGGTTCGTGCGCGAGGACCGCCGCTGGTACTACGTGGACGGTATAAGCCCGGAGTAG
- a CDS encoding SDR family NAD(P)-dependent oxidoreductase has product MLDNGRPESGLLHGKTALIYGGGGSIGGAVARAFAAEGAVVHLAGRTEASLEKVARDIEETGGRAEIAVVDALNEEEVDAFVGRVAKKSRRIDISFNVISFGDVQQPLMEIDVDDFTQPIHLATRTHFLTTRAAATHMIKQGAGVVLMFGGSGPQTLSGLGGFKVALDAMEGLRRQWALELGKNGVRVVTMVSGGIIETIPWQVEGREEIVREIAATAHLNRTATLEDVGNVASFIASDKAAAITDATINVSSGAIVDY; this is encoded by the coding sequence GTGCTGGATAACGGGAGGCCGGAAAGCGGGCTACTGCACGGCAAGACTGCGCTGATCTACGGAGGCGGCGGCTCGATAGGCGGGGCCGTGGCGCGGGCCTTCGCTGCCGAGGGTGCTGTGGTCCACCTTGCGGGACGGACTGAGGCCAGTCTGGAGAAAGTGGCACGGGACATCGAGGAGACCGGCGGCCGGGCCGAAATCGCTGTCGTTGACGCCCTCAACGAGGAGGAGGTTGATGCGTTCGTGGGTCGGGTGGCAAAAAAGAGCCGCAGGATCGACATCTCCTTCAACGTCATCTCCTTCGGTGATGTCCAGCAACCCTTGATGGAAATCGACGTGGACGATTTCACCCAGCCCATTCACCTGGCCACGCGGACACACTTCCTCACCACCCGCGCGGCAGCCACTCACATGATCAAGCAGGGCGCCGGCGTCGTGCTCATGTTCGGCGGGTCCGGACCGCAAACACTTTCCGGCCTCGGCGGATTCAAAGTAGCGCTGGACGCGATGGAGGGACTGCGCCGGCAATGGGCGCTTGAGCTGGGCAAAAACGGCGTCAGGGTGGTCACCATGGTCAGCGGAGGAATCATCGAGACCATCCCCTGGCAGGTTGAGGGACGCGAGGAGATCGTGCGGGAGATCGCGGCGACCGCGCACCTGAACCGCACCGCCACCCTGGAGGACGTCGGAAATGTCGCCTCGTTCATCGCCTCGGACAAGGCCGCAGCAATCACAGACGCCACCATCAACGTCTCCAGCGGTGCGATCGTGGACTACTGA
- a CDS encoding GGDEF domain-containing protein, whose translation MARRAVPGGGHLPDTDWTIRHRGVGATALAASLSVAVGTGLSGAPLVSALLCGGIPVVLAAMGWLAPVGRRLRATLNSAALMVAAAIAVQLSGAVESQFLLFILVPIVALYEDWAPLAVASLIVVGRSGIPGTVLSDASGPGAVPVSAHTDPLVLGSLFALMCVTSLIPMSVLSQSRVAERVRLGRLERQALHDPLTGLANRTLLADRMRQASEACRATGESILVVSVDLDGFKPVNDSFGHAAGDALLVESARRLRGCLRPGDTAARTGGDEFTLLLPGADHMAAADVARRILDALVAPFRLNGSELSLSASLGLAHGTGLDRPEDLASQADTAMYAAKHSGRGRFMIYDEARRRDVHGSMDVNPDDARSWAAYLDTLRAEIAAAKALGLLPEQTRGPETIRRTLESLLAAVRQLPPGPGPARLALPQATALEEFVFHHGLVLQWADSLVEQGIISARMSPGAESFRSGLHRVATRQGSTGTGTRGGQQSTETSGTAG comes from the coding sequence ATGGCCCGCCGTGCAGTCCCGGGCGGAGGCCACCTGCCGGACACTGACTGGACGATTCGGCACCGGGGCGTCGGGGCCACGGCACTCGCCGCGTCCCTCAGCGTCGCCGTCGGCACCGGACTCTCCGGCGCCCCGCTGGTGTCCGCGCTCCTCTGCGGCGGCATACCCGTGGTCCTGGCTGCCATGGGCTGGCTCGCCCCGGTGGGTCGGCGGCTGCGGGCAACCTTAAACTCCGCAGCCCTGATGGTCGCCGCGGCCATCGCCGTGCAACTGTCCGGCGCCGTGGAGTCGCAGTTCTTGTTGTTTATCCTTGTTCCCATCGTTGCCCTCTATGAGGACTGGGCCCCGCTGGCAGTAGCGTCCCTGATCGTCGTTGGTCGTTCCGGCATCCCCGGCACCGTGCTCTCGGATGCCTCCGGTCCCGGCGCCGTCCCGGTGTCGGCCCATACCGATCCGCTGGTCCTTGGATCATTGTTTGCCTTGATGTGCGTCACGAGTTTGATTCCGATGTCTGTCCTTTCACAGTCCAGGGTTGCCGAGCGGGTCCGGCTGGGACGCCTGGAAAGGCAGGCGCTGCACGACCCGCTGACGGGGCTGGCCAACCGGACCCTGCTCGCCGACCGGATGCGGCAGGCATCCGAGGCCTGCCGCGCCACCGGGGAATCCATCCTCGTCGTTTCCGTGGACCTCGACGGTTTCAAACCTGTCAACGATTCATTCGGACACGCAGCCGGCGATGCGCTGCTGGTCGAAAGCGCACGCCGGTTGCGCGGCTGCCTGCGGCCCGGTGATACCGCGGCCCGCACGGGGGGCGACGAATTCACCCTGCTGCTGCCCGGCGCGGACCACATGGCGGCGGCTGACGTGGCCCGGCGGATCCTGGATGCGCTCGTGGCCCCGTTCCGCTTGAACGGCTCGGAACTGAGCCTCAGCGCCAGTCTGGGCCTGGCCCACGGCACCGGGCTGGACCGTCCGGAGGACCTGGCGTCCCAGGCTGACACGGCCATGTACGCGGCCAAGCACTCCGGACGCGGCCGCTTCATGATCTACGACGAGGCGCGGCGCCGCGATGTCCACGGGTCGATGGACGTGAATCCCGATGACGCGCGGTCCTGGGCGGCATACCTGGACACGCTCCGCGCCGAAATAGCCGCAGCCAAGGCCCTGGGACTTCTTCCCGAACAAACCCGCGGCCCGGAAACCATCCGCCGGACGCTGGAATCGCTGCTGGCCGCGGTCCGGCAGCTTCCGCCGGGGCCGGGACCGGCCCGCCTTGCACTGCCGCAGGCCACAGCGCTGGAGGAATTCGTCTTCCACCACGGCCTGGTCCTGCAATGGGCTGATTCCCTCGTTGAGCAGGGGATCATCTCAGCACGGATGTCTCCCGGAGCGGAGTCGTTCCGGAGCGGGCTGCATCGAGTCGCGACCCGCCAGGGCAGCACCGGCACAGGCACGCGCGGCGGGCAGCAAAGCACTGAGACCTCCGGAACGGCCGGTTAG